From one Bacillus clarus genomic stretch:
- a CDS encoding HalD/BesD family halogenase codes for MFQEKFDKLVEDHLNGLSEEYTDSLKSEFMENQVVILDKLIPEPLKAGVHAEAKYLLSEHGSRRDVAKMEVTGDSPRHYNSVGRDSIAENASLIPAFFNSKVIKEFLAKVNNDETLHAVPYQPEEYIINSQQATGDTHGWHWDDYAFALIWIVKAPKKGDGALIEYVPKTEWDKNDPKNCVQKVLDTHEVNTLYVPEGACYLMKANTALHRITPLTGDSQRIVIVFTYASNEDFKKEITHETMEQIYSKEIVTV; via the coding sequence GTGTTTCAAGAGAAGTTTGATAAATTAGTTGAAGATCATTTAAATGGATTATCTGAAGAATATACTGATAGTCTTAAAAGTGAATTTATGGAAAATCAGGTTGTTATCTTAGATAAACTAATTCCTGAACCATTAAAAGCAGGTGTACATGCTGAAGCAAAATATTTACTTTCAGAACATGGGTCAAGAAGAGATGTAGCTAAAATGGAAGTAACAGGCGATTCACCTCGTCACTATAATAGTGTTGGACGTGACAGTATTGCGGAAAATGCAAGTTTAATTCCTGCATTTTTTAATTCTAAAGTAATTAAGGAGTTTTTAGCAAAAGTAAATAATGATGAAACTTTACATGCTGTTCCATATCAACCAGAAGAATATATAATTAATAGTCAACAAGCAACGGGGGATACACACGGATGGCATTGGGATGACTATGCCTTTGCTTTAATCTGGATTGTTAAAGCTCCAAAAAAAGGTGATGGAGCGCTAATTGAATATGTTCCAAAAACTGAGTGGGATAAAAATGATCCGAAAAATTGTGTACAAAAAGTATTAGATACACATGAGGTTAATACTTTATATGTTCCAGAAGGGGCATGTTATTTAATGAAAGCTAATACAGCACTACATCGAATCACACCTTTAACAGGAGATTCTCAGCGAATTGTTATTGTCTTTACATATGCTTCAAATGAAGACTTTAAAAAAGAAATCACTCATGAAACTATGGAACAAATATACAGCAAAGAAATTGTTACAGTTTAA
- a CDS encoding ATP-grasp domain-containing protein, protein MTNKYICIVDAFSTGAELAPQFKAYGYKVIHVQSSENIISDLLNTFNSEDFDQTFVFRNDLNDLIKQIENINISHIIAGTETGVFLSDLLSEKLKLPGNNPDTSILRRNKYEMHEALKAHGIAHAKQGYFYNLEDAVSWANTQNIWPVVAKPLDSAGSDSVSFCFNTEELITACNLILNNKNKLGFDNKGVLIQECLDGQQYFVNAVTIDGQHVITEIWKDKRNQGICDIEELLPYDGEAQAEIIKYVREVLTCLGIEQGPSHTELMFTKRGPVLIECAARMMGTILESAVIASIGDSHVTTTVERYVEPEKFMKRLKNGYKLNKNLFCITLVSKESGIVTENHVMEKLKELNSFYEVFHTPKVGERIFETVDLFTNPGIIYLLHSDREQIQRDYEKIRRLEKQGEFFRVKSTV, encoded by the coding sequence ATGACTAATAAATATATATGTATTGTTGATGCATTTTCAACTGGAGCAGAATTAGCTCCTCAATTTAAAGCATATGGATATAAGGTTATTCATGTTCAATCTTCAGAAAACATTATTTCAGATTTATTAAATACTTTTAATTCAGAAGACTTTGACCAAACATTTGTATTTAGAAATGATTTGAATGATTTGATTAAACAAATAGAAAATATAAATATTAGTCATATAATAGCTGGAACAGAAACAGGTGTATTTTTATCTGATTTATTATCAGAAAAATTAAAACTACCTGGAAATAATCCTGATACATCTATATTGAGAAGAAATAAATATGAGATGCATGAGGCTTTAAAGGCACATGGTATAGCACATGCTAAACAGGGATACTTTTATAATCTAGAGGATGCTGTTTCTTGGGCAAATACTCAAAATATATGGCCTGTTGTGGCGAAACCTTTAGATAGTGCCGGTTCAGACAGTGTTTCGTTTTGTTTTAATACGGAGGAATTAATTACAGCATGTAATTTAATTTTAAATAATAAAAATAAGTTAGGATTTGACAATAAAGGTGTATTAATTCAAGAATGTTTGGATGGACAACAATATTTTGTGAATGCAGTTACAATAGATGGTCAACATGTAATTACTGAAATTTGGAAAGATAAACGCAATCAAGGAATTTGTGACATAGAAGAGTTGCTACCTTATGATGGTGAAGCACAGGCGGAAATTATTAAATATGTGAGAGAAGTTCTGACTTGTCTAGGAATTGAACAAGGTCCTTCACATACGGAACTTATGTTTACCAAACGTGGCCCCGTTTTAATTGAATGTGCAGCTCGTATGATGGGAACAATTCTTGAATCAGCAGTTATTGCGTCAATAGGCGATAGTCACGTAACTACAACAGTTGAGCGATATGTTGAACCAGAAAAATTTATGAAAAGATTAAAAAATGGATACAAGTTAAATAAAAACCTATTTTGCATAACTTTGGTTTCAAAAGAAAGCGGTATTGTGACTGAGAATCATGTGATGGAAAAATTAAAAGAACTTAATTCTTTTTACGAAGTATTTCATACACCAAAAGTTGGGGAAAGAATATTTGAAACAGTGGATCTTTTTACGAATCCAGGCATAATATATTTGCTGCATAGTGATAGAGAACAAATACAAAGAGATTATGAGAAAATCAGAAGATTAGAAAAGCAAGGAGAATTTTTCCGTGTCAAAAGTACAGTATAA